TGCAGTCCGTCCTTGGGGATGGCACGGCCCCCACACCTCCCACCCCCGGAGCGGAGAAGCCCTTCATCTGCAATCAGTGCGGCAACAGCTTTGGCCTGTGGATCTCCCTGGTCGCTCACCAGAAGACTCACTTGGGGCAGAAGTCCTACCAGTGCCCTGAGCACGACAAGAGCTCCGGAGACGAGCTGTCCTCCAAGTCTCCCCAAGAGAAGGACATGGAGGGGAGAGCCTGGCTGTGCCCCGAGTGCGGGAGAAGCTTCGTGCAGTATGAGCGTTTGGTAAAGCACCGCCAGAACCACCGGGGCCGGGGGCCTTATCGCTGCGACGTCTGCGGGAAGAGGTTCAGCCTGAAGACCAACCTGGTGACgcaccagcgcatccacaccGGC
This portion of the Numida meleagris isolate 19003 breed g44 Domestic line unplaced genomic scaffold, NumMel1.0 unplaced_Scaffold2544, whole genome shotgun sequence genome encodes:
- the LOC110390972 gene encoding gastrula zinc finger protein XlCGF7.1-like — encoded protein: MPPLPVQKIPEGQELFSCTEKGFPSKEQLLPAQQAPLGEQAFPCVQCGEGFCPKVTLLRPQHGPTAEAPAGCTAGFSPGPHLLGHLGVQSVLGDGTAPTPPTPGAEKPFICNQCGNSFGLWISLVAHQKTHLGQKSYQCPEHDKSSGDELSSKSPQEKDMEGRAWLCPECGRSFVQYERLVKHRQNHRGRGPYRCDVCGKRFSLKTNLVTHQRIHTGERPFTCGVCGRRFNQKGNLVTHYRTHTGERPFACTQCGKR